In the genome of Myxococcus virescens, the window CCCTGAAGCCCGCGGCCTTCTTCAAGACACTCAAGGCCCGCGTGCCGGAGCTGTTCGAGCTGGCCGACATCGAGCTGGAGCTGTTCAGCAACCTGGACAGCTCGGAGATGCAGCCGGAGCTCTGGAGCCGGATGGCCGCGCACCTCCACGCGCGCCTGCCCCACTTCGACGGGGCCGTGGTGACCCATGGCACGGACACGCTCGCATACACCGCGAGCGCCCTCTCCTTCATGTTGCGCAACCCGCCCTGCCCCGTGGTGTTGACGGGTTCGCAGCGGCCGTTGGGCAAGATTCGCTCGGACGCGCGGCTCAACCTCATCGACGCGGTGCTGTCCGCGCTGCACGGGCCCCGCGAGGTCACCATCTGCTTCGACTCGCGCCTGTACCGGGGCAACCGGGCGCGCAAGGTGAAGGTGTCCGAGTACGACGCTTTCGACAGCCCCAACTTCCCCGTGCTGGGCACCCTGGGTGTGGACACCACCTTCGAGCCGGGCCTCAAGTCCCGCGGGGCCTTCCGCCTCTATGAGCGGTTGGACGCCAAGGTCTTCCTCCTCAAGGTGTACCCGGGGCTGGACCCCGCGCTGCCGCTCCAGCTGCTACCGCACGTCCGGGGACTGGTGCTGGAGGCCTACGGGGCAGGTAACTTCCCCATCGACCCGGAGCTGGGGCGCTCGCTGACGCCCCTCTTCCTCCAGGCGCGCGAGCGAGGCGTCCCGGTGGTGGTGGTGAGCCAGGCGCACCGGAACGGCGTGGACCTTTCCTTGTATGAGTCCGGGGCGGCGGCACTGGAGGCCGGGGCGATGGGCGGCGCGGACATGACGCCGTCGGCGGCACTGGTGAAGCTGATGCAGGGGTTGGCCTATCACTCCGGCGCGTCCGGGGCCCTGGCGCGCTACATCCAGAGCCCGGTGGCCGGAGAATTGACCGTCGGAAGGCCGACAGTCGCCCCGGAGGCCCCCGCCGGCCCCCCCGCCACTCGGCGGCCCCGAGGAGAGTAGTGGAGAGTCGGGCAGTATGCTTGCCGCCGCGAAAAGGCGGCCCGTAAGATGGGTGCCGCGATGTCCGAGGAGAAAACTTCCGTCCATTCGATTTCGGACCTGCTGGGCAGTGCCCAGCAGCAGAGCGCGTATCTGATCGTCATCAGCGCCAAGTCCGCGGCGGGCATCGGGCGGATGTTCAAGCTGGACCGCTCCGAGGTCGTCCTGGGGCGCAGCTCCGAGGCGCAGTTCCAGGTCGAGGATGACGGCATCTCCCGCAAGCACGCCAAGGTGGTGGCGCTGGGAGACGGCCGGTTCCAACTGGTGGACCTGGCCAGCACGAACGGGACGTACCTCAACGGCCTGAAGGTCAACGCCGCCCCGCTCTACGACGGCGACAAGATCCAGATCGGCTCCAACACCGTCCTCAAGTTCTCCATCCAGGACGCGCTGGAGGAGCAGTACCAACGCAGCATCTATGAGTCCGCCACGCGTGACGGCCTCACCCGCGTCTACAACAAGAAGTACTTCCTGGAGACGGTGCGCAAGGAGTTCAGCTACTGCCTGCGCCACCGGGTGCCGCTGTCGCTGGTCCTCTTCGACGTGGACCACTTCAAGAAGATCAACGACGCGTATGGCCACCCGGCCGGTGACTACGTGCTGACGCGCATCGCCCAGCGGGTGAGCGACACGGTGCGCACCGAGGACCTGCTCGCGCGCTACGGCGGCGAGGAGTTCGCGCTGATGCTGCGCGAGTCCGCCGAGGACCAGGCCCTGGCGTGCGCGGAGCGCTGCCGGTACGCCGTGGACAAGGCCGACTTCGTCTTCAGTGGCACGCCCATCAAGGTGACCATCAGCCTGGGCGTGGCCACGCTGCTGGACTCGGACTTCTCCCAGCCCGAGGACCTCATCGCCGCGGCGGACAAGTACCTGTACCGGGCCAAGCGCGCGGGCCGGAACCGCGTGGACGCGAAGGCCATCAGCGGGCTCTGAGTTTCGGGCGCGGCCCCCCGCGCCTACTGGCCGAAGCCCAGTCGCCGGAGCGCCTCGCGCGATACGTGCTTCACATGGGAATCCGGGTCGCGCGCCGCTGCGTCCGATAGCGCGGCCGCCGCCTGCGCTCCACCAATCCGGCCCAGGGCCGTTGCCGCGGCCACCCGCACAGCGGCCTCCGCGTCCTCCCGCAGACACCCGGCCAGCGCCTTCACATGGGACGCGCGGCCAATCTGCTCCAGTGCCTCGGCGGCGGCGGTGCGCACCACCACATGGTCCGACTCCAGCAGCAGCGCGGCCTCATCGCCGCGGGACGTCTGCCGTTGAAGCGCCAGCAACTCCAGTGCGGCGCTCACCACCTCGGGAGCCCCGTCCCCCAGCGCACGCGAGGTGGCCTCCGACACTCCTGGCTGCCGCGTCGTCAAACCGCTCAAGGCCCGCACGGCCCCTGCCCGCAACAGCGGCTGCTCATCCGCGAGAAACGGCTCCACCGAGGACACCCGGTCCCGAGCCCCCTCGCCACAGTCCGCCAGCTGTGCCAGCGCGGCCCCTCGGACGGACGCGGCCAGCGCCTTGTCCCGAGCCGTCCCCAGGAAGAACGCCGCACACCCCTTCTCCCTCGCCATGGCCTCCAGCCACGGCCGAGCCTGCATCGCGTCACTCGACTCGATGCGCCGCTCCGCCGCCGTGCGCAGCGGGACGCCTTCCGCCTCGGCCAGCGCTCGCGCCGCATCCCGGCGCACCCACCGGTCGGAATCACCGAGCGCCCGCTCCAGCTCCCGCATCGCCAGCGGCCCATACACTCGCAACGACTCCACCGCGCGTCGGCGCTGAAGTGGATCCGCCACGGTCAGCTCCGGCTGCATGCCCTCCAGCTCCTTCGAATACACAGCGAAGAGCCGGTTGATGCGCGCCTCCTCCGCGGGCTTCGCCTCATCCAGCAGCATCCGTCCCACCGACGACCGGCTGCGCCCGGCCACCACCTTGAGCGCGCTGGCGCTGACCGCATCCACGCTCTCCGGCCGCGTCGCCATGGCGTCCAGCAGGACGCGTGCGGGCTTGCGGCTCAGGAACGCGGCCAGGTGGGCCAGCGCCGAGCCCCGAACCGCCAGGTCCTCCGCGTACAGCTCCAGCTCCAGCGCCTCGCGAATGGCCTCCCGCCGCCCCCACACGCGGGCCGCGGCGTTGGCGCCGCGAGGTCCGGCATCTCGCAGGAACTTCGCGGAGGAAGCCCCGGCCTCCGCCGCGGCGCGCGCCGCCGTCAGACACGCCGTCAGGTTGGACGACACCGGCGCCTCCATGACCCAATCCGCCAGGGCCCGGCGATCCGTGACGCCCTGACGTCTGGCATCCGCGCGCACTGCCGCCCACCTCACCCGCCAATCCGGGTCCTTCATCGCGGAGACGAGCGGCGCCCGGGGAATGGGCCGCTGCCCCGCCAGGCCCTGCACCCAGGAATCCACGCGGCCACCCGGCAGGCAGCTACCGCAGGTCCGAGCGCGCAGGGCCGGATCCGTCACGTGCCGCTGGCAGGACATCCAGCACTCACGGGTGGGCGTCCCTCCCTGCTGCTGGCCGGTCGTCAGGAGTACCACCAGGAGGAGGGCTGGGCTCACGAGGCGGACAGTGTAGTCCATCCGGCTTAGCCTTTTCGTCCAGCGTCCTTGCGTTTTCCCTCTCAGTGGGTCATACCCGCTGCCCCTTTTGATCTACACCCACATCTACGTACGGCGGAAGGAGGTGACTGCATGCCCGGTATCCGAGTGAAGGAAGGAGAGTCCATCGAGAGCGCCCTCAAGCGCTTCAAGAAGGCCACCGAGAAGGCTGGAATCCTTTCCGAGATCCGTAAGCGCGAGCACTACGAGAAGCCTTCCGTGAAGCGGAAGAAGAAGGCCCTCGCCGCCAAGAAGCGCGCTGTGAAGAAGGCCCGCAAGTCGTTCTAGGCGCGTGCCTCGCGCGTGGAGCCGGGGCGCCACCGATGTCAGGTGCCCTGGCTCCCGCCGTCGAAGTCCCCCTGAACAACGTCTTACCCTCCGGAGCTGCGACCATGGCCACCCTGAAGGAGCGGATCGACGCGGACCTGAAGGACGCGATGCGGTCCAAGAACGAGCTGACGCTCAGCGTGCTGCGGATGCTCAAGAGCGCGGTGAAGTACAAGGAAGTGGAGCCCGGCGCGTCCGCACTGGATGACGCGGGAGTCCTCACCATCATCGCCGGCCTCATCAAGCAGCGCCGTGATTCCGTGGAGCAGTTCAAGACGGGTGGCCGCCCGGAGCTGGCGGAGAAGGAAGAGGCTGAAATCAGCATCCTTCAGAACTACCTGCCCAAGCAGCTGACCGCCGACGAGCTGGCCGCCGAGGTCCGTGCCGCCATCGCCGAGACGGGCGCCAAGGGTCCCAAGGACATGGGCGCGGTGATGAAGAACCTGAACGCCAAGATTCACGGCAAGGCGGAAGGCCGAGCCATCTCCGAGGCCGTGAAGTCGGAGCTCGCGAAGCTCTCTTGAGCCTTCCACCGTTCTGAGGTCAGCGCTGGCGCTGTCGGGAAACCGGCGGCGCCTTTGCATTGAAGGGCTGGACAGGGATGCGGAAACTTGCTCCCTCGGCCCCTCGTCATTAAGTGCCTGGGTCAGTCCCGCCGTGTCCCCCGCTCCCCCCAGCGGAAGTCGCGTGCAGGGGCCTCAGGAGTCCACCCCATGCCGCAACCACTCCCTGCCCTCGCGAGCGCTCCGGCTTCAGCCCCCATGGGGATGATCCGCCAGGTCGGCCGGTGGGCAGGCGACGTCAGCCCTGTCAGGCAGGATGCAGGGGCTGGGCCCGCCCAGGGGTGGGCCAGGGGGTGGGAGTCGTGATTCCGGAGCACAAGATCCAGGAGGTCCTCGAACGGGTGGACCTCGTCGGGCTCATCTCCCGGCATGTCGACCTGAAGAAGGCCGGGCGTGAATGGAAGGCCTGCTGTCCCTTCCATCAGGAGAAGACCCCCTCGTTCTACGTGGTGCCGGAGAAGCGCTTCTATTTCTGCCATGGCTGCCGCGCGAGCGGTGACGCGGTGTCCTTCGTCCAGCGCTACCTGGGCAAGACGTTCCTGGACGCGGTGCGGGACCTGGCGCGCGAGCTGGGCGTGGACCTGGAAGCCGAGCAGGACCCCAGCATGCGGGAGCGGCAGCAAATCAAGGAGGCCACGGACCAGGCCGCCGAGCACTTCCGCGCCATGCTGTGGCAGCAGGACGAAGGCCGCTCCGCCCGCGCCTACATCGCCAGCCGCGGCGTCTCCGAAGAGACGGCCATGGCGTTCGGCCTGGGCTGGGCGCCCCTCGAATGGGCCTCACTGACGGAGCGCTTCCAGAAGCTGGGCATGCTGGAGTGGGCGGCGAAGGCCGGCCTGGTCCTCAAGCGCAACAGCGGTGACGGCTACTACGACTTCTTCCGCAGCCGAGTGATGGTGCCCATCCGCGCGCCGGAGGGCCGCCCCATCGCCTTCGGTGGCCGTCTGATTGGCGCGGACGAAGGGCCCAAGTACCTCAACTCGCGCGAGTCCCGGCTCTACAACAAGAGCGAGACGCTCTTCGGCATGGACCAGTCCCGCGACGAGATTCGCAAGCGCA includes:
- a CDS encoding GGDEF domain-containing protein — encoded protein: MSEEKTSVHSISDLLGSAQQQSAYLIVISAKSAAGIGRMFKLDRSEVVLGRSSEAQFQVEDDGISRKHAKVVALGDGRFQLVDLASTNGTYLNGLKVNAAPLYDGDKIQIGSNTVLKFSIQDALEEQYQRSIYESATRDGLTRVYNKKYFLETVRKEFSYCLRHRVPLSLVLFDVDHFKKINDAYGHPAGDYVLTRIAQRVSDTVRTEDLLARYGGEEFALMLRESAEDQALACAERCRYAVDKADFVFSGTPIKVTISLGVATLLDSDFSQPEDLIAAADKYLYRAKRAGRNRVDAKAISGL
- a CDS encoding GatB/YqeY domain-containing protein — encoded protein: MATLKERIDADLKDAMRSKNELTLSVLRMLKSAVKYKEVEPGASALDDAGVLTIIAGLIKQRRDSVEQFKTGGRPELAEKEEAEISILQNYLPKQLTADELAAEVRAAIAETGAKGPKDMGAVMKNLNAKIHGKAEGRAISEAVKSELAKLS
- a CDS encoding asparaginase — translated: MPRVLLLHTGGTLGMAGGRPSALKPAAFFKTLKARVPELFELADIELELFSNLDSSEMQPELWSRMAAHLHARLPHFDGAVVTHGTDTLAYTASALSFMLRNPPCPVVLTGSQRPLGKIRSDARLNLIDAVLSALHGPREVTICFDSRLYRGNRARKVKVSEYDAFDSPNFPVLGTLGVDTTFEPGLKSRGAFRLYERLDAKVFLLKVYPGLDPALPLQLLPHVRGLVLEAYGAGNFPIDPELGRSLTPLFLQARERGVPVVVVSQAHRNGVDLSLYESGAAALEAGAMGGADMTPSAALVKLMQGLAYHSGASGALARYIQSPVAGELTVGRPTVAPEAPAGPPATRRPRGE
- a CDS encoding HEAT repeat domain-containing protein, translating into MDYTVRLVSPALLLVVLLTTGQQQGGTPTRECWMSCQRHVTDPALRARTCGSCLPGGRVDSWVQGLAGQRPIPRAPLVSAMKDPDWRVRWAAVRADARRQGVTDRRALADWVMEAPVSSNLTACLTAARAAAEAGASSAKFLRDAGPRGANAAARVWGRREAIREALELELYAEDLAVRGSALAHLAAFLSRKPARVLLDAMATRPESVDAVSASALKVVAGRSRSSVGRMLLDEAKPAEEARINRLFAVYSKELEGMQPELTVADPLQRRRAVESLRVYGPLAMRELERALGDSDRWVRRDAARALAEAEGVPLRTAAERRIESSDAMQARPWLEAMAREKGCAAFFLGTARDKALAASVRGAALAQLADCGEGARDRVSSVEPFLADEQPLLRAGAVRALSGLTTRQPGVSEATSRALGDGAPEVVSAALELLALQRQTSRGDEAALLLESDHVVVRTAAAEALEQIGRASHVKALAGCLREDAEAAVRVAAATALGRIGGAQAAAALSDAAARDPDSHVKHVSREALRRLGFGQ
- the rpsU gene encoding 30S ribosomal protein S21, whose product is MPGIRVKEGESIESALKRFKKATEKAGILSEIRKREHYEKPSVKRKKKALAAKKRAVKKARKSF